The sequence AGCCGCAGACCATAATTGATTTTCCACTTGCCGAAACCTTTTTCATGGTTTATGTAGGCTGCACTTTCCAATGCATACTTCTTATCTAATGTTTCAGGGTTATAACTGGAATTCTTACTTGCATCTACCATACCCGGGTCGAGGGTATGATGGGTGGCTGTGACACCGAATTTTATTTTATCATCACCCGCCATGAAATACTGGAAGTCTTCTTTGAACGAAAAGTCCCGGATCTTTGAGATGATTTTTGTATTGCTTGAATTATCTGCCACCTCTATGTGATGGTTGTAATCGCTATAAGCAAGTGTGGTGTTGGAAAACAGGTGACTATTGAAGTTGTGATTCCACCTGAAGGTTCCTGTTGTATTTCCATAGTAGAGTGCTAACTGATCAGATAGTTTCAGATTATCTTTTCCATTATAGAATGAAAGATAGATCCTGTTATGATCATTCAGATTATAATTAGCTTTTGCATTCACATCGTAAAAATAAAGATTAGAATTCCTGACATCTTCATTATTAGACAGCTTCAGGAAAACATCTGCATAAGTACGACGGGCACTGATCATAAAAGAACCTTTGTCTTTCACAATAGGGCCTTCGAAGTTTAGGTGAGAAGCAATGATGCCAAGACCACCACTACCATGGAATTCCTGGTTATTACCATCTTTTGTTCTGATATCTACGACGGAAGAAAGACGACCGCCATATTCTGCAGGACTGGCCCCTTTATAAAGTGTGAGGTCTTTGATCGCATCAGAATTGAAGGTAGAGAAGAAACCGAGTAGATGTGTTGCATTGTATACCGGTACTTCGTCCAGTAAAAGCAGGTTTTCGTCTATGTTGCCACCTCTTACATAGAATCCGCCACTGCCTTCACCTCCTGATTTTACACCTGGAAGCAGTTGTATAGTCTTAATGACATCTTTTTCCCCAAGAAATACCGGAACGTTTGCAATTTCAGCGGTGCTTATTTTCTGCGTACCCATTTGTGCAGTAGAAAGCCTGTCATGGCTGGCTGCAGATGTAATGACGATTTCCGAAAGTTGTCCGCTGGTGGGAATAAGCGACACATTTCGTATCAGATCTTTTGTAAGTGAAATCGATATAGTGTCTGCTTTATACCCTGTATAACTAATCACCATCGTATAATCGCCTTCAGGAACAACGATCGCATAAAATCCATAGTTATTACTTGTACTGCTGTATTTAGCCTGTGGAAGAATGCGTATAGAAGTGCCAATTAAAGTTTCGCCGGTAGTTTTATCACGAATGATACCGCTAATGGTATACCTATGCTGGGCCACGGCTTGCATGCTTGTAAACGTAGAAAATATTAGAGCCAGTACAGCAAAAATTTTCTGCATATGTTGGGTTCTGTTTGTAGGTATGGACGTTTCCGGGTTTTGTGCAATTTAGTATTCAGATTGTATATGGAATGTTAAAATTGGTTAGTTATGCTAATGAGTAGCTGTGTATTTCTGGATGTTATTTTAAAACTTATTACTCGTTATAACACCCATGAAATTTCATTTTATTATCCTCAATATTTTTGCAATAACCCAAATTACCTACAATGAAACATTTCTAACCTTTCTATTCAGTATGCCGGTTTGGATGCATCCAGTTCCTCTTATATGCAATTGACGAACATATACGGTGTTTCAGTTAAAACAGCATTAATAGGGAATGTTGATAATGGTACACAGACACTCGATGTAAGTAGCCTTGTTCCGGGCACTTATTTTTTAACCTTTAACAACGGAGCTATAGTATTTCGTGAGGAGATAATTAAGCAGTGATTCCAATCAGGACGCCTAAATTGTTTAGGCGTCCTGATTATAGATATGATGTAGTATTATATATTTTCGGCATCGTTTGTTATTGGAAGTTTATTGGCAGCAGCAAGCCGATTGCCTCCTATAACCGCTTTACCAAACTTGCTTTGAAAGCAAATAACGGAACGCTTTCTTACCTGGTAAATGACGTCGGGGTGGTGTCTACATCTTATGGAAAAGTACAGATTGGTATTGTGAAGGATCTTATATTTTAGTTTATTCCTTTCCACCATTCACTGAACTCCTGTTTATCATTCCGCAGGTCTACGAGCTGACCGATCATAGGTGTAGCCAGTGGAATATCCGCAATAGCCTTTATTCTTCGTAAAGGTTCATCCCAGGGATGATTCCCCAGTGTAAACTTGGAAGAATGTACCGGGAGTAGTCTTTTTGCCTGCAGATCTTTTGCTGCCTGAATGACTTCTTCCGGCTGCATATGAATGTATTTCCACGCAAGGTCATATTGGCCATTTTCAAGAATTACAAAATCTATCGGACCGAATTTCTTTCCTATCTCTGCAAAATGAGTATCATAACCACTATCACCACCTATATAGATCTTCATGGCCGGCGTTTGCAATATGTAAGATTGCCAGAGTGTATTATTCCGGGAAAAGCTCCTGCCAGAAAAATGGCGGGTAGGAGCGGTATGTACAATAAATCCATCTCCCAGATCCACATCCTGCCACCAGTCAGTCTCAACGATCTGGTCAGGTGTATAGCCCCATCTTTCGAAGTGAGCACCTACTCCCAGTCCGCAGATCACTTTACCCACCTTGCTTTTTAGTGCGAGTATGGTCTTATAATCCAGGTGATC is a genomic window of Chitinophaga sp. LS1 containing:
- a CDS encoding carboxypeptidase-like regulatory domain-containing protein — encoded protein: MQKIFAVLALIFSTFTSMQAVAQHRYTISGIIRDKTTGETLIGTSIRILPQAKYSSTSNNYGFYAIVVPEGDYTMVISYTGYKADTISISLTKDLIRNVSLIPTSGQLSEIVITSAASHDRLSTAQMGTQKISTAEIANVPVFLGEKDVIKTIQLLPGVKSGGEGSGGFYVRGGNIDENLLLLDEVPVYNATHLLGFFSTFNSDAIKDLTLYKGASPAEYGGRLSSVVDIRTKDGNNQEFHGSGGLGIIASHLNFEGPIVKDKGSFMISARRTYADVFLKLSNNEDVRNSNLYFYDVNAKANYNLNDHNRIYLSFYNGKDNLKLSDQLALYYGNTTGTFRWNHNFNSHLFSNTTLAYSDYNHHIEVADNSSNTKIISKIRDFSFKEDFQYFMAGDDKIKFGVTATHHTLDPGMVDASKNSSYNPETLDKKYALESAAYINHEKGFGKWKINYGLRLSVFNVFGPGTFYKFNSAGEATDSTKYAAAELVQTYINLEPRAAASYQLDSVSSLKFAYSRNTQNVHLISSSASTSPTDLWILSSPNVKPEIADQVSLGYYRDLSHGRYEFSSEIYYKQLQNQIDFKDGASLTVNNYVESQLLYGKGRAYGLELFAKKKTGRLTGWISYTLSRTERQIAEINNGSWYPTRQDQTHNLAIVSMYQLSRKVTLSANWVYNTGNAVTYPSGKYEINEQTVFLYAERNGYRMPAYHRLDVGVTIYAKQKKRWNSNWNFSVYNAYGKENPYIIEFKNDPANPSRTIAQQTALFRWVPSITYNFSF
- a CDS encoding T9SS type A sorting domain-containing protein, coding for MDASSSSYMQLTNIYGVSVKTALIGNVDNGTQTLDVSSLVPGTYFLTFNNGAIVFREEIIKQ
- a CDS encoding MBL fold metallo-hydrolase: MKHPLFGEKPSGKRLELIKQSPHFKDGQFQNIHNTPQLSDGYSMGGVLYDFMFKKRLRPRPVDSLPSVKTDLLALTPNQDVLVWFGHSSYFIQAGGKRFLVDPVFSGSASPLPGGTKAFKGADIYTVDDFPAIDYLFISHDHYDHLDYKTILALKSKVGKVICGLGVGAHFERWGYTPDQIVETDWWQDVDLGDGFIVHTAPTRHFSGRSFSRNNTLWQSYILQTPAMKIYIGGDSGYDTHFAEIGKKFGPIDFVILENGQYDLAWKYIHMQPEEVIQAAKDLQAKRLLPVHSSKFTLGNHPWDEPLRRIKAIADIPLATPMIGQLVDLRNDKQEFSEWWKGIN